The Pelosinus sp. IPA-1 genome window below encodes:
- a CDS encoding GNAT family N-acetyltransferase, whose protein sequence is MVRIKNGEISIGKATIADIPQIASLFTESFIESVLHHCGGVLPEPQAMQDVFTLVYQAEPEAAIVARDVTGKVIGYCFAPTELSNLWLRAIWEGHLLKWAWRWISGKYGFGLHPVKIIIMNKVAFFYSAVTPSKPAKGRILSIAVAEEARGQGVANLLLENAIKYFSKKRINRVRLEVRPSNKVAIRLYEKWNFVFAGYTADSQGKWMIMYKEMEHDHV, encoded by the coding sequence ATGGTGAGGATAAAAAATGGAGAAATTAGCATAGGAAAAGCGACAATTGCTGATATACCTCAAATTGCATCATTATTTACAGAGAGTTTCATTGAAAGCGTGCTCCATCATTGTGGTGGAGTTTTGCCAGAACCTCAGGCAATGCAGGATGTATTTACCTTAGTCTATCAGGCAGAGCCTGAGGCTGCAATTGTGGCCCGAGATGTAACAGGTAAGGTGATAGGCTATTGTTTTGCTCCTACTGAATTATCAAATTTGTGGCTGCGGGCAATATGGGAAGGTCATTTGCTAAAATGGGCCTGGCGATGGATATCTGGGAAATATGGCTTTGGTTTACATCCAGTTAAAATCATTATAATGAATAAAGTGGCTTTTTTTTACTCAGCCGTTACCCCTAGTAAGCCAGCAAAAGGCAGGATTTTATCCATTGCTGTTGCAGAAGAGGCTAGAGGTCAAGGGGTAGCCAATTTACTATTAGAAAATGCAATAAAGTATTTTTCGAAAAAAAGAATCAATCGAGTGCGCTTAGAAGTAAGGCCCTCAAATAAAGTAGCCATTCGATTATACGAAAAGTGGAATTTCGTGTTTGCAGGTTATACGGCAGATTCACAAGGTAAGTGGATGATTATGTACAAGGAAATGGAGCACGATCATGTTTGA
- the purR gene encoding pur operon repressor translates to MTKVRRVERVIALSKMLMDMPGYLFSLGHFSSLFGAAKSTLSEDMVTIKQSMQEFGLGTVETVSGASGGVRYVPCPSEERMNTMLTQLAKQLSDPERIIPGGFLYMSDILFMPDLMMQAGEIFRARFSHLTPDFIMTVETKGIPLAFATARAFGLPLVIVRQGSKVTEGPSVSINYVTGSTKRIQTMSLPRRALAAGSKVLVIDDFMKAGGTALGMIDLANEVGAQVVGTGVLIATNEPEKKLVEDYLALLMLHDVGQHTKTIDIRPVL, encoded by the coding sequence ATGACGAAAGTACGGAGAGTGGAAAGAGTTATAGCCCTTAGCAAAATGTTGATGGACATGCCTGGCTATCTATTTTCATTGGGACATTTTAGTAGCTTGTTTGGCGCAGCAAAATCAACATTAAGCGAGGATATGGTAACGATAAAACAGTCTATGCAGGAATTTGGCCTAGGAACAGTAGAAACAGTGTCAGGAGCCTCTGGCGGTGTAAGGTACGTACCATGCCCTTCCGAAGAACGCATGAATACTATGCTTACCCAGTTAGCAAAACAACTCTCTGATCCCGAACGGATAATTCCTGGTGGTTTTTTATATATGTCCGATATTTTATTTATGCCTGACTTAATGATGCAAGCTGGTGAAATTTTTAGGGCCAGATTTTCCCATTTAACACCTGATTTTATTATGACAGTGGAGACGAAAGGAATTCCTCTGGCCTTTGCTACGGCTAGAGCTTTTGGTTTACCCTTAGTTATTGTACGGCAAGGTAGTAAGGTTACAGAAGGGCCTTCTGTAAGTATTAACTATGTAACCGGCTCTACAAAACGGATTCAAACCATGTCCCTGCCTCGCCGGGCTCTCGCTGCTGGTTCGAAGGTACTGGTAATCGATGATTTTATGAAGGCTGGTGGCACCGCACTTGGTATGATAGATTTAGCAAATGAGGTAGGAGCACAAGTTGTAGGTACAGGTGTACTCATTGCCACCAATGAACCAGAAAAAAAATTAGTAGAAGATTATTTAGCATTACTCATGTTACATGACGTTGGGCAGCATACTAAGACAATAGATATTCGACCCGTGTTATAA
- the ilvA gene encoding threonine ammonia-lyase: MKQGIGLADVKKAHHAMYDVIHHTPLDKSVTFSNMAGCDVYLKLENLQKTGSFKLRGAYNKIHSLTPEERAKGVIAASAGNHAQGVAYAARMMEARATIVMPEVAPLAKIIATRGYGAEVLLSGTVYDDAFHRAQELEQENGQTFIHAFNDYQVIAGQGTVGIEILEELEDVSAIVVPIGGGGLIAGIALAVKELAPHVKIYGVQAQGAPAMYMSKYAHTLKSTPDAVTIADGIAVKAPGDLTFPIVDHYVDDIVVVDDEATAGTILMLLERAKLMVEGSGAIALAAILNHKIPAKGKVVSVVSGGNIDVNFISRIIERGLVKAGRRIKISTQITDRPGLLQQLLTVIANSQANVISVFHDRVEQNVPIGQAVIEISLETRDALHTEQILQNLRQHGYSARTI, translated from the coding sequence ATGAAACAAGGTATCGGTTTAGCTGATGTCAAGAAAGCCCATCATGCCATGTATGATGTAATTCATCATACCCCTTTAGATAAGAGCGTTACATTTAGTAATATGGCTGGGTGCGATGTATATTTAAAATTGGAGAATTTACAAAAAACAGGTTCCTTTAAATTACGTGGTGCTTATAATAAAATTCACTCCCTTACTCCTGAAGAAAGGGCGAAAGGCGTTATTGCCGCATCGGCAGGAAATCACGCCCAAGGGGTAGCTTATGCTGCGAGGATGATGGAAGCAAGAGCCACAATTGTCATGCCGGAAGTGGCTCCTTTGGCTAAGATAATTGCGACTAGGGGATATGGAGCTGAAGTCCTGTTGAGTGGAACCGTATATGATGATGCTTTTCATAGAGCGCAAGAATTAGAACAAGAAAATGGGCAAACGTTTATTCATGCGTTTAATGATTATCAAGTAATCGCAGGGCAAGGGACAGTAGGTATTGAAATCTTAGAAGAGCTAGAGGATGTTTCAGCGATTGTCGTACCCATCGGCGGTGGAGGATTAATTGCAGGTATTGCCCTTGCTGTAAAAGAATTGGCTCCCCATGTAAAAATCTATGGTGTTCAAGCCCAAGGGGCACCCGCCATGTATATGTCTAAATATGCTCATACTCTAAAAAGTACGCCTGATGCTGTGACTATTGCCGATGGGATTGCTGTAAAAGCTCCTGGAGATTTAACCTTTCCCATTGTAGATCATTATGTTGACGACATCGTAGTTGTTGATGATGAGGCCACTGCAGGTACGATTTTAATGTTACTGGAAAGAGCAAAATTAATGGTGGAAGGTTCAGGGGCAATTGCGTTGGCTGCGATTTTAAATCATAAAATTCCTGCCAAGGGTAAAGTCGTGAGTGTTGTGTCTGGCGGAAATATAGATGTAAACTTTATTTCGCGCATTATTGAAAGAGGGTTAGTCAAAGCTGGAAGACGTATTAAAATTTCTACACAAATTACGGATCGGCCTGGTTTATTACAGCAATTATTGACGGTAATTGCGAATTCGCAAGCAAATGTTATTTCTGTTTTTCATGATCGCGTAGAACAAAATGTTCCGATTGGGCAAGCCGTTATTGAAATTAGCTTAGAGACAAGAGATGCACTGCATACGGAGCAAATTCTGCAAAATTTACGTCAGCACGGATATAGTGCGAGAACGATATGA
- a CDS encoding DeoR/GlpR family DNA-binding transcription regulator encodes MFAEERRNKIIQFINAGQPVKVIELSSLFTVSEATIRRDLQELENLGLVQRTHGGAVSVQLGSELSFQDREVFLLNEKRDIAATAASMVHDGETILLDAGTTTREIARALCGRKLTVVTNSMDVAFVFAEEPDIEVLLLGGTWRKSINSLVGPLTNAMLKLFCFDKVFLAANAIDCTLGATTHHLAEAETKRAMLQAGKTTILVADHSKFDKKTFTQICSLDELSMIITDNGINKDTLDIINNYTQVVIAESTTL; translated from the coding sequence ATGTTTGCTGAAGAACGGCGTAATAAGATTATACAATTTATAAATGCAGGCCAGCCTGTTAAGGTAATTGAGCTTAGTTCTTTATTTACAGTATCAGAAGCTACCATACGCCGCGACTTACAAGAACTTGAAAATTTAGGTCTTGTTCAGCGGACACATGGAGGTGCTGTTTCTGTCCAATTAGGTTCTGAACTCAGCTTTCAAGATCGCGAAGTATTCCTTTTAAATGAAAAAAGAGACATTGCCGCTACAGCTGCCAGCATGGTTCATGACGGTGAAACTATTTTATTAGATGCGGGTACAACCACCCGTGAAATTGCCCGGGCATTATGCGGCAGAAAGTTAACGGTTGTCACTAACAGCATGGATGTTGCTTTCGTTTTTGCCGAGGAACCAGATATTGAGGTACTTTTATTAGGCGGTACATGGAGAAAATCCATTAATTCTCTCGTAGGTCCGCTAACGAATGCGATGCTTAAACTTTTCTGCTTTGATAAAGTATTTCTTGCTGCTAACGCCATTGACTGTACTTTAGGCGCAACTACTCACCACCTAGCAGAAGCTGAAACTAAGAGGGCTATGCTCCAAGCTGGTAAAACTACTATATTAGTAGCTGATCATTCTAAGTTTGATAAGAAAACCTTTACTCAAATTTGCAGTTTAGACGAATTATCTATGATTATCACTGACAATGGCATTAATAAGGACACTCTGGATATTATAAATAACTACACCCAAGTTGTTATCGCTGAATCCACTACATTATAA
- the pfkB gene encoding 1-phosphofructokinase: MNQNIITPIVTVTFNPALDRTLHLQNFTLGEVNRVDNERTDPGGKGINVAKVIKALDYPVLVTGFLGKKNACSFQEYFDQENIHNHFVEVKGENRVNIKIVDTTTDVVSELNFPGISPTIADLDNLQTTLRQLAAKHKWFVLSGSLPPTIPTDTYANFIEILHQYDCKVILDTSGPALVAGIAARPFAVKPNLPELSQLMNSPMDSDEEILGAIQYLLNQGIAKVAISLGEKGSLVADNNQILRAIAPNVPVSSTVGAGDAFVAGFSVGQARNLSLTDSIKLASAAAGAAVTLPGTQAASLTDVNKLLSQIEIQKWR; the protein is encoded by the coding sequence TTGAATCAAAATATTATAACACCTATCGTTACTGTCACTTTTAATCCAGCTCTCGACCGTACATTGCACTTACAAAACTTCACTTTGGGAGAAGTCAATCGAGTCGATAACGAACGTACCGATCCCGGCGGCAAAGGAATCAATGTGGCCAAAGTGATAAAGGCCCTCGATTATCCAGTACTTGTCACAGGATTCTTAGGCAAGAAAAATGCTTGTTCTTTTCAAGAGTATTTTGATCAAGAAAATATACACAACCATTTTGTGGAAGTAAAGGGAGAAAATCGTGTAAACATTAAAATTGTTGATACTACAACTGATGTAGTCAGCGAATTAAATTTCCCTGGTATTTCACCAACGATAGCAGATTTAGATAATTTACAAACTACGCTACGTCAACTTGCTGCCAAACATAAATGGTTCGTATTATCCGGCAGTTTGCCACCCACAATACCAACTGATACCTATGCCAACTTTATTGAAATTTTACATCAATATGATTGCAAAGTAATCCTAGATACTAGTGGGCCAGCATTAGTTGCCGGCATTGCCGCCCGCCCCTTTGCAGTTAAGCCAAATTTGCCCGAACTTAGCCAATTAATGAATTCGCCCATGGATTCAGATGAGGAAATTCTTGGCGCCATACAATATCTATTAAACCAAGGCATCGCTAAAGTAGCCATTTCCCTTGGCGAAAAAGGCTCTTTAGTCGCTGACAACAATCAAATCTTAAGAGCTATAGCCCCTAATGTACCTGTTAGTAGTACAGTTGGAGCAGGCGATGCTTTTGTAGCTGGTTTTAGTGTAGGGCAAGCGCGTAACCTATCCCTTACTGATAGCATAAAGCTAGCATCAGCCGCCGCAGGTGCAGCCGTTACGCTCCCCGGTACACAAGCTGCTTCTTTGACAGACGTTAATAAACTATTAAGCCAAATTGAAATACAAAAGTGGAGGTAA
- a CDS encoding ribose-phosphate pyrophosphokinase, which translates to MEDMKRLRIFSGNANPGLAKEIADHLGLTMGNAFVGHFNNGETQVIIDESVRGKDVFIVQPTCNPVNDSMMELLIMVDAAKRASARTITAVVPYYAYARQDRKTRGREPISAKLIADLLTTAGVARVLTVDLHAGQIQGFFDIPVDHMPGVPLLADYVRSKNLDDLIVVSPDLGGVTRARQLADRLHAPIAIIEKRRPMPGVAEVMNLIGNVEGRTAVMIDDIVDTAGSLTEGANALIKFGAKEVYACCTHAVLSDPAVARIKASVIKELVITNTIPLPAEKECDKIKVLSIAPLLGEAILRIFGELPVSRMFDE; encoded by the coding sequence ATGGAAGATATGAAGAGGTTGCGGATTTTTTCCGGTAATGCCAATCCAGGGTTGGCTAAAGAGATTGCTGACCATTTGGGTCTTACTATGGGGAATGCTTTTGTTGGGCATTTTAACAACGGAGAAACGCAAGTCATCATTGATGAAAGTGTGCGCGGTAAGGATGTATTTATAGTGCAGCCTACTTGTAATCCCGTAAATGACAGCATGATGGAGCTTTTAATTATGGTTGATGCTGCAAAGCGGGCTTCTGCACGTACAATTACGGCCGTAGTTCCTTATTATGCTTATGCACGGCAAGATCGTAAAACTCGAGGCAGGGAACCTATATCTGCTAAATTGATTGCAGACTTATTGACAACAGCTGGTGTTGCCCGTGTCCTTACAGTCGATTTGCATGCTGGTCAAATTCAAGGGTTTTTTGATATCCCAGTGGATCATATGCCTGGAGTACCTTTGTTAGCAGATTACGTTCGTTCTAAGAATTTGGATGATTTGATTGTGGTGTCTCCAGATTTAGGCGGTGTAACTCGCGCTAGACAATTGGCCGATAGGCTGCATGCGCCAATTGCTATCATTGAAAAACGTCGTCCTATGCCTGGTGTTGCAGAAGTTATGAATCTTATCGGTAATGTAGAGGGCAGAACAGCCGTTATGATTGATGATATCGTTGATACGGCTGGTTCTTTAACAGAAGGTGCCAATGCATTAATAAAATTTGGTGCAAAAGAAGTATATGCTTGCTGTACTCATGCTGTATTAAGTGATCCAGCTGTAGCCCGCATTAAGGCATCTGTTATTAAAGAATTAGTTATTACCAACACGATTCCTCTGCCTGCAGAAAAAGAATGTGATAAAATTAAGGTATTATCCATTGCACCTCTTTTAGGTGAAGCCATACTTAGAATTTTTGGTGAGCTTCCAGTTAGTAGAATGTTTGATGAGTAA
- a CDS encoding PTS sugar transporter subunit IIA, translating to MNIQDLLSATRVKFNLEASNKEDVINELIEILHADGKLTDKAKYKEAVLRREKEFSTGIGMGIAIPHAKDSSVKEAALTFGISRAGIDYEALDGTAAHLFFLIAVPADSNDVHLKVLSYISRKLMHQEVRDKLLSAATYEDVLAAFEA from the coding sequence ATGAATATTCAAGATTTATTATCAGCAACAAGAGTGAAATTTAACCTAGAGGCCAGCAACAAAGAAGACGTTATTAATGAGTTGATTGAAATTCTCCATGCCGATGGCAAACTTACGGACAAAGCTAAGTATAAAGAGGCAGTCTTACGCCGCGAGAAAGAATTTTCTACAGGAATCGGTATGGGCATTGCAATTCCTCATGCTAAAGATAGTAGTGTTAAGGAGGCTGCTCTGACTTTTGGGATATCGAGAGCTGGCATTGATTATGAAGCACTAGACGGAACCGCTGCTCATTTATTTTTTCTGATTGCCGTTCCTGCAGATTCTAATGATGTCCATCTTAAAGTGTTATCTTATATTTCCCGCAAGCTGATGCATCAAGAAGTAAGAGATAAATTACTATCCGCTGCAACCTACGAAGATGTATTAGCAGCATTTGAAGCATAA
- the glmU gene encoding bifunctional UDP-N-acetylglucosamine diphosphorylase/glucosamine-1-phosphate N-acetyltransferase GlmU — MSDLLAVILAAGKGTRMKSTLPKVLHKIGGKPMVQHVLDAADVAGAKKKVVVVGFGAECVEGTLGKQAEFVVQAEQLGTGHAVMQAAEFLKDFDGTVMVLCGDTPLLRGKTLEKLFTEHKAVGASATVLTAHMPNPTGYGRVIRDASGQVLKIVEQKDANSRELAVNEVNTGIYCFERAALFEALQNTNCNNMQGEYYLTDVIGILATAHSKVWAVKVDDYQDTLGINSRMQLAEAEKIVRKRKLAELMDAGVTIMDIDSTFIDQEVTIGPDSIVYPFTWIEGNTTIGGNCQIGPNSRIQESIIGDNTTLHFSYAHECKVGNDVIVGPYVHLRPKTVLADKVKVGNFVEVKNSQVGIGSKIPHLSYIGDTDMGEKVNIGSGTITVNYDGKNKSRTIIEDGAFIGCNTNLVAPVTVGKGAYVAAGSTITKNVPSESLGVARARQSNIDGWAAKK, encoded by the coding sequence ATGTCTGATTTACTGGCGGTAATTTTGGCGGCAGGCAAAGGTACACGGATGAAGTCAACCTTACCCAAAGTGTTACATAAAATTGGTGGCAAGCCAATGGTGCAGCATGTACTTGATGCAGCAGATGTAGCAGGAGCCAAGAAAAAAGTTGTAGTTGTTGGTTTTGGCGCAGAATGTGTGGAAGGTACTTTAGGAAAACAGGCTGAATTCGTCGTTCAGGCGGAACAATTAGGAACAGGCCACGCGGTTATGCAGGCGGCTGAGTTTTTAAAAGACTTTGATGGAACGGTAATGGTGTTATGTGGCGATACACCACTGCTAAGGGGAAAAACCTTAGAAAAACTTTTTACTGAGCACAAAGCGGTTGGGGCATCCGCAACAGTGTTGACGGCTCATATGCCAAATCCGACAGGTTATGGACGTGTCATTCGTGATGCCAGCGGACAAGTCTTAAAGATTGTAGAACAAAAAGATGCTAATAGTAGAGAGTTAGCAGTCAACGAAGTAAATACAGGTATCTATTGTTTTGAGCGAGCTGCTTTATTTGAGGCACTGCAAAATACAAACTGCAATAATATGCAAGGTGAATATTACTTAACTGATGTTATTGGAATTTTGGCAACGGCTCATTCTAAAGTATGGGCGGTTAAAGTGGATGACTATCAAGACACATTAGGAATTAACTCGCGTATGCAATTAGCTGAAGCGGAGAAAATAGTCAGAAAGCGTAAGTTAGCAGAACTAATGGATGCTGGCGTTACCATTATGGATATCGATAGCACTTTTATTGACCAGGAAGTAACGATTGGTCCAGACTCCATAGTTTATCCATTTACTTGGATTGAAGGTAACACTACAATTGGCGGTAACTGTCAAATAGGACCCAATAGTCGTATCCAAGAGAGTATTATTGGCGATAATACTACCTTGCATTTTAGCTATGCCCATGAATGTAAAGTAGGTAATGATGTAATTGTTGGCCCATATGTTCATTTACGTCCGAAAACGGTGCTAGCTGATAAGGTTAAAGTTGGAAATTTTGTTGAAGTGAAAAATTCTCAAGTTGGTATAGGTAGCAAAATTCCTCATTTAAGTTACATTGGCGACACAGATATGGGGGAAAAAGTAAATATTGGATCAGGCACCATAACTGTGAATTATGATGGTAAGAACAAAAGTCGGACCATTATTGAGGATGGTGCTTTTATTGGTTGTAATACTAATTTAGTGGCTCCTGTTACCGTCGGTAAAGGTGCTTACGTGGCTGCAGGCTCGACTATTACCAAGAATGTACCATCAGAGTCTTTAGGTGTGGCTAGAGCACGTCAAAGCAATATTGATGGTTGGGCTGCAAAAAAGTAA
- a CDS encoding fructose-specific PTS transporter subunit EIIC, translated as MKLLAITSCPAGIAHTYMAAESLQMNAKAMGIEMKVETRGSVGVENEITPEDIKGAHAIIIAADTQVDRERFRSIPIIDASVQEAIKDPKGLIEKATNAKKTTDFIEAVETSKEAQKSKRSGPYKHLMNGVSYMIPLVAAGGLIIALSFVFGIEAFKEKGTLAAALMDIGGGSAFALMVPLLAGFIAHSIADRPGLVPGLVGGMLAAKIGSGFLGGIIAGFLAGYIALWIKTYVKLPRNLEGLKPVLIIPFLSTLLIGLLMIYVIGTPVKAIMDAMTETLKGMTSANAGFLGLILGAMMAFDMGGPINKAAYTFGVGLLGSNVFEPMAAIMAAGMTPPLGLALATFLAKNKFTPEEREAGKAASVMGISFITEGAIPFAAADPLRVIPSIVIGSAITGALSMIFNCALRAPHGGIFVLLIPNAVSNVGMYVVSIAIGTVITAFLVTMLKKSEATTNTTKG; from the coding sequence ATGAAATTATTAGCAATTACGTCATGTCCTGCCGGGATCGCCCATACCTATATGGCAGCTGAATCCTTGCAAATGAATGCAAAAGCAATGGGAATTGAAATGAAAGTGGAGACCAGAGGTTCTGTAGGTGTTGAAAACGAAATCACTCCCGAAGATATCAAAGGGGCCCACGCTATTATTATTGCTGCTGATACACAAGTCGATAGAGAACGTTTTCGTTCGATTCCTATTATTGATGCGTCTGTACAAGAAGCTATAAAAGACCCCAAGGGGTTAATCGAAAAAGCCACTAATGCTAAAAAAACAACAGACTTTATTGAAGCAGTAGAAACTTCCAAAGAAGCACAAAAAAGCAAAAGAAGCGGCCCCTACAAACATCTCATGAATGGCGTATCCTATATGATCCCACTAGTAGCTGCTGGAGGTTTAATTATTGCCCTTTCCTTTGTTTTTGGCATTGAAGCCTTTAAAGAAAAGGGAACCTTAGCGGCTGCCTTAATGGATATTGGTGGTGGTTCTGCCTTCGCTCTTATGGTCCCCTTACTTGCTGGTTTTATTGCTCATTCTATTGCTGACCGTCCTGGTTTAGTCCCTGGTCTTGTTGGTGGTATGTTAGCTGCAAAAATTGGTTCTGGATTCCTGGGTGGTATTATTGCCGGTTTCCTTGCTGGTTATATTGCCTTATGGATCAAGACTTATGTGAAATTACCTAGAAATCTAGAAGGTTTAAAACCCGTACTCATTATTCCTTTCTTATCCACCTTGCTCATTGGTCTTTTAATGATTTATGTTATTGGAACACCTGTAAAAGCGATTATGGATGCTATGACTGAAACATTAAAAGGTATGACTTCTGCTAATGCAGGCTTTTTAGGACTTATCCTTGGTGCTATGATGGCTTTTGACATGGGCGGTCCGATCAATAAGGCTGCATATACCTTCGGCGTTGGATTATTAGGTAGTAATGTTTTTGAACCAATGGCAGCGATTATGGCTGCAGGCATGACCCCCCCTTTAGGTTTAGCACTTGCTACATTCCTAGCCAAGAACAAGTTTACCCCTGAAGAACGAGAAGCTGGTAAAGCTGCTTCTGTAATGGGTATTTCTTTTATTACTGAAGGCGCTATACCATTTGCCGCTGCCGATCCACTTCGTGTTATTCCCTCTATTGTAATCGGTTCAGCTATTACTGGCGCATTGTCAATGATATTTAATTGTGCTTTAAGAGCTCCTCATGGCGGCATTTTTGTTTTGCTGATTCCAAATGCGGTAAGCAATGTAGGTATGTATGTTGTGTCCATCGCCATCGGAACCGTCATCACTGCATTCCTGGTTACTATGCTAAAAAAAAGTGAAGCAACAACGAATACAACAAAAGGATAA
- a CDS encoding polysaccharide deacetylase family protein, protein MFDIKIRLISMLGLLTIIVLVGLVLDYRNVATKPIRTGMWLAVLGITAGIFLTLSAVLPENEFFGRVFTEVRTTQKVVALTFDDGPYPPYTEQVLDVLKEFHVPATFFVIGENVKKHPELVSRIASEGHQLGNHTYHHIDLLKADRKVVVGEIDSTSQVIAAAVGSAPHLVRPPHGFRDPVVLEVMAERSLKVVEWSVMSRDWTNPGVEEIVDRTVSKVKNGSIILLHDGDGIASQASRAQTVEATRRIIQTLLAQGYKFVTVDEILTKMEDSKG, encoded by the coding sequence ATGTTTGATATAAAAATACGATTGATTAGTATGTTAGGGTTACTGACAATTATCGTATTGGTTGGTTTGGTATTAGATTATCGTAATGTTGCCACAAAACCTATACGTACAGGGATGTGGTTGGCTGTTCTTGGAATTACAGCGGGGATTTTTTTAACACTTAGTGCCGTATTACCGGAAAACGAGTTTTTTGGCAGAGTTTTTACCGAGGTAAGAACTACACAAAAAGTGGTGGCCCTCACCTTTGATGATGGGCCTTATCCCCCCTATACGGAGCAGGTATTAGATGTATTAAAGGAATTTCATGTACCTGCTACCTTCTTTGTTATTGGAGAAAATGTTAAAAAACATCCTGAGTTGGTAAGTCGTATTGCTTCCGAGGGACATCAATTAGGAAACCATACCTACCATCACATCGATTTATTAAAAGCGGATCGGAAGGTAGTTGTTGGTGAAATTGACTCCACGAGTCAGGTTATTGCAGCCGCCGTTGGTTCTGCACCCCATCTAGTAAGGCCACCACATGGTTTCCGCGATCCTGTTGTACTAGAAGTGATGGCGGAGCGAAGCTTAAAAGTTGTGGAGTGGTCAGTCATGAGTCGGGATTGGACCAATCCGGGGGTTGAAGAGATTGTAGACCGTACGGTAAGTAAGGTGAAGAATGGCTCTATTATTCTGCTGCATGATGGGGATGGTATCGCGTCTCAGGCCTCAAGGGCGCAAACGGTAGAAGCTACTAGGCGTATTATTCAAACCCTGTTAGCGCAAGGGTATAAATTTGTAACAGTTGACGAGATTTTAACAAAAATGGAGGACAGTAAAGGGTGA
- the pth gene encoding aminoacyl-tRNA hydrolase — translation MKIVVGLGNPGQEYSATRHNVGFMVIDELARRWGVSNWKNRKEALIVEHRKEEPVLLVKPQTYMNLSGVAVGELARWYKVTPEDVIVIFDDMDLPTGRLRLRMKGGSGGHRGIESLLTHLANDSFPRVRIGIGRPPTGWQVVDYVLSRFTVEEQPLLVEAIDKAAEAVESIITQGMNKAMNLHNK, via the coding sequence GTGAAGATTGTAGTAGGTCTCGGTAATCCGGGGCAAGAATATAGTGCTACACGCCACAATGTCGGCTTTATGGTGATTGATGAATTAGCACGGCGCTGGGGCGTTAGTAATTGGAAGAATCGTAAGGAAGCATTAATTGTGGAACATCGCAAAGAGGAGCCAGTGCTCTTAGTGAAGCCTCAGACCTATATGAATCTAAGCGGTGTAGCAGTAGGTGAGCTGGCTCGATGGTACAAAGTTACTCCGGAAGATGTTATTGTTATCTTTGACGATATGGATTTGCCTACTGGTCGTTTGCGTCTTAGAATGAAAGGCGGGTCTGGAGGTCATCGAGGAATTGAATCCTTACTAACTCATTTAGCTAACGATTCCTTTCCCCGTGTTCGAATTGGAATTGGTCGTCCGCCAACAGGGTGGCAGGTTGTAGACTATGTCCTTAGTCGCTTTACAGTAGAAGAGCAGCCCCTGCTTGTAGAGGCAATCGATAAAGCGGCTGAAGCGGTGGAGTCGATTATCACACAAGGTATGAACAAAGCGATGAATCTGCATAACAAGTGA